The genome window GTTGATCATCTCGCTCAGCGCCGTCGCCAGTGGCCCGATGTCCAGCATGCTGGCGACCAGAGCCTCGGGCGCGAGGTCGCCGACCCGGAGCCGCGCTTCGTCGGCCGAGCCGACCTCGACCACAACGAACCCGCCGTGGCGGGTCAGGATCATGCCAAGTTCGGAGCGTTCGGCTGCGTTGTCGCCCACCAGCAGGACGATGCCGGCGTTCACTCCGGCCTCCGCCCCGCCGCCTGGCTGTCCGGTTTCGGCGCCGTGGTGGTGGCAGCGGGGATCTCGCCGACCTTCGGCACCTGCACCAGAATGGTCACTCTACGATTCTGCGGCGCCGACGGATCTGTCGGAATCCGCGGCTCACGATCGGCCAGCCCGCGGACGGCTGTGACTTTTTCGCCGTCGTATCCCCCGAGGATCAGCGCCCGCCGGGCGGAGTTGGCGCGGTCGGCACTCAGCTCCCAGTTGGTGTAGCCCTTGCCCGCAGCAAAAGGGTGCGAGTCGGTGTGGCCCTCGATGATGACCGGATATCCCACCCGCTCAAGCACCGTGCCGATCGAGGTGAAGAGCTGCTGCGCCTTCGGGAAAAGCGTCGCGCTGCCGCTCGCAAAGAAGACATCGGTCGAATCCTCGAGCAGCGAGATCCGCAGCCCCTCATCGGTGACCTCGATCACCACGTGCTGACTCAATCCCGCCGACGCGAGCGAATCCGGCAGCGATTCCTTGATCTGCTGGCTCAGCTGCAGCAACTCGTCGTGCCGACCGTCGGCCGGCTTGGCCTGGATCTGCGCCCGGGTCGGTGTCATCGGTTGCCCTTCACCCGGAATCATCGACGCGCCCGACTCATTGCTGCGGCCGAGCGGATCCTGGAAATAGCCCGCGATCGAGGAGCGGATCTCGGAGCTCTGCGTGACCAGCCAGAGCACCAGGAAGAGCGCCATCATCGCGGTCATGAAGTCGGCAAACGCCACCTTCCACGCGCCGCCGTGGTGGCCGCCGCCCTTCTTCACGATCTTCCGGATGATGATGATGGGTTGTTCACGATCGGTCTTCATGCCGCCTTCTCCAGGCGGGTCGACTTGCACGCCGCTTCCATTTCGAGGAACGTCGGCCGGGTGTCTGCACTGATCGCCTTGCGCGCGAACTCGGCCGCCACGATCGGCGGCAGGTTCTTCGCGAAGGCGATGGTGCCGGCCTTGAGAACGAGGTAGAGCTGGGCTTCTTCCTGGTTGCGTGCCTCGAGGTTCGAGGCAATCGGCGCAATGAAGCCGTAGGAGAGCAGGATGCCGAGGAAGGTGCCCACGAGCGCCGAGGCGACGTGATGACCAATCTCGCCGATCGGTCCGCCAATGCTCTGCATCGTCACCACGATGCCGAGCACCGCCGCGACGATACCGATGCCGGGGAGCGAATCGGCCACCCGGGTCAGTGCCGCGACCATCTGGTGGTCGGCTTCGTGATGTACGTCAATTTCCATTTCCAGCATCGCTTCGAGGTCGTGAGCCGGCACGCTGCCCACGAGCACTGTGCGCAACGCATCGCAGAGAAACTCCACCGCGTGATGGTTGCCACTCAGCGACGGATAGCGCTTGAAGATGCTGCTCTTCTCGGGCTCCTCGATGTGCGATTCGATCGCGATCAGGCCGTCGCGGCGGGCGACCTGGAAGAGCTCGAACAGCGCCTTCAGGACATCAACAAAGTACTCCCGCGTCACGATGCTCGGTTTGAAGACTCCGGGGAGCTTCTTCACCAGCGCCTTGAGGACCGGCTGGGGCGTCGACACCAGCACGGTTCCGATCGCCGTTCCGCAGATCACGACCCATTCGGACCAGGCCAGCAGCACGGCCATTGGCCCGCCGGCCATGGCGAATCCGCCAAGGACGGAGACAATGACGACTAGCAGACCAATGATCGCGAACACTCGTGTTCTCCCTCCAGGAGAGGATTCAGGTGAGTTGGTTATCGGTCCGGCGGGCCTCCGACTTCACTCGGGGCGGTCCGAAGCGCCTTTTCGGCCGGTCGGGGCGGGCGGCGGGGGGCGATTGTCATCCCCCCGTCATCGATTTGAGGGGGTCCCCGTCACGATCGCGCGGTATCTTCTTTCCCATGCGTACTCGACTCCCGCTCCTCCTGGTCGTGCTCGCGCTGGCCTGCAGCGAGCCACCCCCGCCGGCTCCTGTCATCTCGGTCGCCGCCACTCCCGACACCCTTATCGTCTCGGCGGTCAATCTGTCGGCCGCCGCCCCGCGCTCGGACCAGCGGTGGGTGGTCCTCGCGACCGAGGAAGCCGAGCTCCGGATCGCCGACTTCACGGCCCATTCGGTCACGCCTTTTCCAGGTATCACCACGGTCGAGGTGCCGCACCCCTCGGTGCTGCTCGGGATCGGTGACACCGTGATCGTGGGCGACTGGGGGCTGCGGCGCTTCACCGCCTGGCTCCCCGGATCGGCGCGGCTCGAGGCGTGGCCAGTGCCCGATGCCCTGCACGGGGCCTTCCCCCGGGCGCGAGATGCGGCGGGTCAGTGGTATTTCGAAGTACCCCCCGAGGCGAAGCGCGATGGAGTGGGCCTCAAGGACAGCGCCGCGGTGGTGCGTGCCGATGCCCAGTTGACCCGCTTCGATACCATTGCACGGCTGGCTCCCCCCGACCTCGCTTCGGTCGATGGCGCCAACGGCCCGCGCTACGAGCGACGCAACCTCGGCGGGCAGGACCTCTGGGGAGTGGGGCGTGACGGGACGCTCTGGATCGCGCGCGTCTTCCAGAACCGGATCGAATGGCGCCGGCCGAATGCCACCAAGCCGCTCACCGGCCCGCCAATGCAGGACCCGATCCTGCCGATTCAGGAGATGGATCGCCAGATTTTCATTCGGCGCTTCCCGGAAGATCAGCGGGAAGCCGCGCGGCGACTGCCGTTTACCGCCATCAAGCCGCCGTTTGAGGCCGCCTATCAGACCCCCGATCAGCGCGTCTGGCTCTTCAAGAGTGCCGTCGCGCTCGATTCGGTGCGGACCTTCCAGGTGGTCGACAGCAGCGGGGTGCGGGTCGTGGTGAAGGTGCCGAGCCGCGGCAGCGCACTCGGCGTGACCAGCACGCACATCCTGATGGGAGAGGAATTTCCCGGCGGGATTCGCCTGCTCCGCTACGCAGTGCCGGAGCAGGCGAAGGCGAAACCTTAGTCGAGCAGCGGTTCTTCCTTCGATTCCTCGGTCTGTTCATCAGGGAGCGTCTCCGGCTTGCGGCGGCGCTCCCTGTTGCGATCGTACCACCGACGCGTGATTTCGCCGGCCAGATGGGTGTTGCCGAGTCCGAAGGCGAGACCCACGGCGAGCGCCACGGCACCGAGGATCAGTGTGAAGGCCGCGGTGACGATCTCTTCTCCAACTCCTAGCTGCTGCAGCGCCATGAAGATGGCGATCACCACCACCGAGCCCTTGGCCACCTTGGCGAGGGTTGGCACGCCCTCGACGTTACCGGCCGATGCCA of Gemmatimonadota bacterium contains these proteins:
- the motA gene encoding flagellar motor stator protein MotA, whose product is MFAIIGLLVVIVSVLGGFAMAGGPMAVLLAWSEWVVICGTAIGTVLVSTPQPVLKALVKKLPGVFKPSIVTREYFVDVLKALFELFQVARRDGLIAIESHIEEPEKSSIFKRYPSLSGNHHAVEFLCDALRTVLVGSVPAHDLEAMLEMEIDVHHEADHQMVAALTRVADSLPGIGIVAAVLGIVVTMQSIGGPIGEIGHHVASALVGTFLGILLSYGFIAPIASNLEARNQEEAQLYLVLKAGTIAFAKNLPPIVAAEFARKAISADTRPTFLEMEAACKSTRLEKAA
- a CDS encoding flagellar motor protein MotB, producing MKTDREQPIIIIRKIVKKGGGHHGGAWKVAFADFMTAMMALFLVLWLVTQSSEIRSSIAGYFQDPLGRSNESGASMIPGEGQPMTPTRAQIQAKPADGRHDELLQLSQQIKESLPDSLASAGLSQHVVIEVTDEGLRISLLEDSTDVFFASGSATLFPKAQQLFTSIGTVLERVGYPVIIEGHTDSHPFAAGKGYTNWELSADRANSARRALILGGYDGEKVTAVRGLADREPRIPTDPSAPQNRRVTILVQVPKVGEIPAATTTAPKPDSQAAGRRPE